A genomic region of Neisseria cinerea contains the following coding sequences:
- a CDS encoding oligopeptide:H+ symporter: MSQHSSCSEEKKFFGHPFQLSTLFHIELWERFSFYGMQGILLIYLYYTANKGGLGIDKTLAGGIVGAYSGSVYLSTILGAWFADRVWGAEKTLFLSGIVVMLGHIVLAAAPGLYGLLIGLIFIALGSGGVKSTASSMVGALYEQDEMRPLRDAGFSIFYIAINIGGFLGPLLTGLLQENIGFHYGFGAAAVGMAFGLWRYSLGRKNLPHPTVPHPLSKGQGKTAAAIGIAFIAALATAIKTGLINVDNFSTVLLSTIILAVIVYFTRLLTNPHVSSDNKRHIIAYMPLFLTICMFWAVWFQVYTVATVYFDETVNRTIGSFTIPVSWKDSIQSMWVILFSGVMAAIWTKMGRKQPKTPLKFAMAVFVTGASFLCFIPFISSGTPMPIMVFSLIILAITIGELMISPIALSISTKIAPPLFKTQMVALNFLAFSLGFTLGGVLFEKGYHAGNDIGFYQLLFYIGAATGTLLLLLIPVLNKMLKGID; the protein is encoded by the coding sequence ATGTCCCAACACTCCTCCTGCTCCGAAGAAAAAAAATTCTTTGGGCATCCCTTCCAGCTTTCCACCCTCTTCCATATTGAATTGTGGGAACGTTTTTCCTTCTACGGAATGCAGGGCATCCTGCTGATTTACCTCTACTACACTGCCAACAAAGGAGGTTTGGGGATAGACAAAACCCTTGCAGGCGGTATTGTCGGCGCATACAGCGGCAGCGTGTACCTGTCCACCATTTTGGGCGCGTGGTTTGCCGACCGAGTATGGGGTGCGGAAAAAACCCTCTTCCTCTCGGGCATCGTCGTGATGCTCGGACACATCGTCCTTGCCGCAGCACCGGGCCTGTACGGCCTTTTAATCGGGCTGATATTCATCGCATTGGGCAGCGGCGGCGTGAAATCTACGGCCAGTTCAATGGTGGGCGCATTATACGAACAAGACGAAATGCGCCCGCTGCGCGATGCAGGTTTCTCCATCTTCTACATCGCCATCAACATCGGCGGCTTCTTAGGCCCCTTATTGACCGGACTGCTTCAAGAAAATATCGGTTTCCATTATGGCTTTGGCGCAGCAGCGGTCGGTATGGCATTCGGCTTGTGGCGTTATTCCTTAGGTCGTAAAAACCTCCCACATCCCACGGTTCCCCATCCGCTTTCAAAAGGACAAGGCAAAACTGCGGCTGCCATCGGCATTGCCTTTATTGCCGCACTTGCAACCGCTATCAAAACCGGGCTTATCAACGTCGACAATTTCTCCACCGTCCTACTGTCTACCATCATCCTTGCCGTAATCGTCTATTTTACCCGGCTGCTGACCAATCCCCACGTTAGTTCCGACAATAAGCGGCACATCATCGCCTATATGCCCCTTTTCCTGACCATCTGTATGTTTTGGGCGGTCTGGTTTCAAGTCTATACGGTCGCCACGGTCTATTTTGACGAAACCGTTAACCGCACCATAGGATCATTTACCATACCGGTCTCATGGAAAGACTCCATACAAAGCATGTGGGTTATCCTCTTTTCCGGCGTGATGGCGGCTATTTGGACCAAAATGGGGCGTAAACAGCCTAAAACTCCCCTTAAATTTGCTATGGCGGTATTTGTAACCGGCGCATCCTTTCTATGTTTCATTCCCTTTATCTCATCAGGCACCCCGATGCCTATTATGGTTTTCTCACTGATTATCCTTGCCATCACGATAGGTGAATTAATGATTTCCCCTATTGCGCTATCCATATCCACCAAAATTGCCCCTCCTTTATTCAAAACCCAAATGGTCGCCCTCAACTTTCTTGCTTTTTCATTAGGTTTTACTTTGGGAGGAGTATTGTTTGAAAAAGGTTATCATGCCGGTAACGACATCGGATTTTACCAACTGCTCTTCTACATCGGTGCAGCAACAGGCACATTGCTCCTGCTGCTTATCCCTGTTTTAAATAAAATGCTGAAAGGTATAGACTGA
- a CDS encoding patatin-like phospholipase family protein codes for MLNFSKIKQFWAVPAILLFTACGTTGSQTARKPVQTSKPTAVVGLALGGGASKGFAHIGIIKVLKENGIPVKVVTGTSAGSIVGSLYASGMSPDRLELEAEILGKTDLVDLTLSTSGFIKGEKLQSYINQKVGGLQIQQFPIKFAAVATDFETGKAVAFNQGNVGQAVRASAAIPNVFQPVIIGRHKYVDGGLSQPVPVSSARRQGANFVIAVDISARPSKNVNQGFFSYLDQTLNVMSVSALQNELGQANVVIKPQVLDLGSVGGFDQKKRAIRLGEEAARAALPEIKRKLAAYRY; via the coding sequence ATGTTAAATTTTTCAAAAATCAAACAGTTTTGGGCTGTGCCGGCAATTTTGCTGTTTACCGCATGCGGTACGACAGGGAGCCAAACTGCACGCAAACCCGTACAAACCTCTAAACCTACTGCAGTGGTCGGTTTGGCTCTCGGTGGCGGGGCATCTAAAGGATTTGCCCATATAGGGATTATTAAGGTTTTGAAAGAAAATGGTATTCCTGTGAAGGTTGTAACCGGTACATCGGCAGGTTCGATAGTCGGCAGTCTTTATGCATCAGGAATGTCTCCAGACCGCCTTGAATTGGAAGCCGAGATTTTAGGTAAAACGGATTTAGTCGATTTAACCTTGTCCACCAGTGGTTTTATCAAAGGTGAAAAACTGCAGTCTTATATCAACCAAAAGGTCGGTGGATTGCAAATCCAGCAGTTTCCCATTAAATTTGCCGCCGTTGCCACTGATTTTGAAACCGGCAAAGCCGTCGCTTTTAATCAGGGGAATGTCGGACAGGCGGTTCGTGCTTCCGCAGCAATTCCCAATGTGTTCCAGCCAGTCATCATCGGCAGGCACAAATATGTTGACGGCGGTCTGTCGCAGCCCGTCCCTGTCAGTTCGGCCAGGCGGCAGGGAGCGAATTTTGTCATTGCCGTCGATATTTCCGCACGTCCGAGCAAAAATGTCAATCAAGGGTTCTTCTCTTATCTCGATCAGACACTGAACGTAATGAGCGTTTCCGCACTGCAAAACGAATTGGGGCAGGCAAATGTTGTCATCAAACCGCAGGTGTTGGATTTGGGGTCTGTTGGCGGATTCGATCAGAAAAAACGCGCCATCCGGTTAGGTGAAGAGGCCGCACGTGCCGCATTGCCTGAAATTAAACGTAAACTGGCGGCATACCGTTATTGA
- the prfB gene encoding peptide chain release factor 2, with protein sequence MEAEVINQLNNTLNDLEKRSEDIRVYMDYQGKKDRLEEVIGLSEDPELWNDPKRAQEIGKERKILEGIVLTLDNIASGIEDNRMLIEMTVEENDEEGFAAVQEDVSGLEKQMADLEFKRMFNQPADPNNCFIDITAGAGGTEAEDWAGMLFRMYSRYAERKGFKIEILEEDDGEIAGINRATIRVEGEYAYGLLRTETGVHRLVRYSPFDSNNKRHTSFASVFAYPEIDDSIEIEINPADLRIDTYRASGAGGQHINKTDSAVRITHEPTGIVVQCQNDRSQHANKAAAMEMLKSKLYELEMRKRNEEKQALEEGKSDVGWGSQIRSYVLDSSRIKDLRTGYEVGNTKAVLDGDLDGFIEASLKQGV encoded by the coding sequence ATGGAAGCCGAAGTAATCAACCAGCTCAACAACACCCTGAACGATTTGGAAAAGCGCAGCGAAGACATCCGCGTTTATATGGATTATCAGGGTAAGAAAGACCGATTGGAAGAAGTCATCGGTCTTTCTGAAGACCCTGAGCTGTGGAACGACCCGAAACGCGCCCAAGAAATCGGCAAAGAGCGCAAAATCCTCGAAGGCATCGTATTGACGCTCGACAACATCGCGTCGGGCATCGAAGACAACCGCATGCTGATTGAAATGACCGTCGAAGAAAACGACGAAGAAGGTTTTGCCGCCGTGCAGGAAGACGTGTCGGGACTGGAAAAACAGATGGCGGATTTGGAGTTTAAACGGATGTTCAACCAGCCTGCCGACCCGAACAACTGCTTTATCGACATCACTGCAGGCGCGGGCGGTACCGAAGCGGAAGACTGGGCGGGTATGCTGTTCCGCATGTACAGCCGCTACGCCGAGCGCAAAGGCTTCAAAATCGAAATCCTCGAAGAAGACGACGGCGAAATCGCGGGCATCAACCGCGCGACTATCCGAGTGGAAGGCGAATACGCCTACGGTTTGCTGCGTACTGAAACCGGCGTTCACCGCTTGGTGCGTTACTCGCCGTTTGACTCGAACAACAAACGCCATACCTCGTTTGCCTCCGTGTTTGCCTATCCGGAAATCGACGATTCCATCGAAATCGAAATCAACCCCGCCGATTTGCGCATTGACACCTACCGTGCATCGGGCGCGGGCGGTCAGCATATTAACAAAACCGACTCCGCCGTGCGTATTACCCACGAGCCGACCGGTATTGTGGTGCAATGTCAAAACGACCGTTCGCAACACGCCAACAAAGCGGCCGCGATGGAAATGTTGAAATCCAAACTGTACGAATTGGAAATGCGCAAACGTAACGAAGAGAAACAGGCATTGGAAGAAGGTAAATCCGATGTAGGTTGGGGCAGCCAAATCCGCTCATACGTTTTGGATTCCTCACGCATTAAAGACTTGCGTACAGGCTACGAAGTCGGCAACACCAAAGCCGTATTGGACGGCGACTTGGACGGCTTTATCGAAGCCAGCCTGAAACAAGGCGTGTAG
- a CDS encoding translocation/assembly module TamB domain-containing protein — protein sequence MTDTSPTVNDTRQMPSENRPTPPVKKRKLFRKSAAVLLCILILITSFAGWLAGTESGLRFGLYKIPSWFGVNISSKNLKGTLIAGFDGDNWSIETEGADITVSRFRFDWKPSELIRRRLHITEISAGDISIVTKPTPPKEERPAQGLPDSIDLPAAVSVDRFETGKISVGKAFDKQTVYLERLDASYRYDIKGHRLDLKTADTPWSKSTGAVVIGLKKPFVLNTAIYTKGELEGETIHGTARLWGSLQDMHTDLILDGDNIHLSGKSIIHPFAESLDKTLEEVLIKGFNINPSAFLPSLPKARLNFDLTAIPSFSDGIALDGSLDLENTEAGFADRNSIPVRQILGDFVIGQDGVVHIDNAGIALLERGNINLSGDIDTGKNILQLDIGIDSVGSDDVIQTAINGKLNGNIGIKGPTASPGITWKLSNGTARTHGSLGIESDPANGQQKLVFDTVGIEAEQGSLTAQGYLELFKDRLLKLDIRSQAFNPANIDPKFPSGNINGSINLAGELAKEQFSGKMRFSPSILNGVPLNGHADIVYESRHLPRALIDLRLGQNIIKTDGSFGKKGDRLNLNITAPDLSRFGFGLEGLLNIHGHLSGDPSEGIKTFETNLSGTARGLHIGKAANIRSLDFTLKGSPDINRPLHADIKGSSLSVSGGAAVIDTADLTLDGTGVQHRIRTHASMTLDGKPFKFDLDASGGINKALTLWKGSISVFDIGGAFNLKLQNRMMLEAGAERVAMSTANWRAMGGSLNLQHFSWDKKSGISAKGNAHSLHIAELHNFYKPPVEHNLVLDGDWDVAYGHNAHGYLNISRQSGDVVLDGKHALGLNALSLKTRFQNNRIETLLDSGTRFGRINADLDIGNAFGGNMAAAPIGGRITVSLPDFGAFKPFLPATVQNITGNLNADAHIGGRVGSPSVNAAVNGNSNYGKINGNITIGQSNSFSTSPLGGKLNLTVADAEVFRNFLPVGQTVKGSLNAAVTLGGNIANPHLGGSINGEKLYYRNQSQGIILDNGSLRSHIEGRKWIIDSLKFRHEGTAELSGTVSMENSEPDVDISAVFDKYRILSRPNRRLLVSGNTRLLYSLQKGISVTGMIKTDQGLFGSQKSSMPSVGDDVVVLGEPKKEAAATLPVSMNITLDLNDNIRFVGYGADVTAGGKLTLTSHPGESVQGIGTVHIVKGRYKAYGQDLDITKGRVSFVGPLNAPNLNIRAERRLSPVGAGVEILGSLNSPRVTLTANEPMSEKDKLSWLVLNRASSGSSSDNDTLSAAAGALLAGQINDRIGLVDDLGFTSKRSRNAQTGELNPAEQVLTIGKQLTGDLYIGYEYGISSAEQSIKMVYQLTRAIQAVARIGSRSSGGELKYTIRFDRFFGSDKKDTTENGKEK from the coding sequence ATGACCGATACTTCACCGACCGTCAACGACACACGACAAATGCCGTCTGAAAACCGCCCTACCCCGCCGGTAAAAAAACGCAAACTGTTCCGTAAATCGGCAGCGGTATTGCTGTGCATCCTCATCCTGATAACGTCGTTTGCCGGCTGGCTTGCCGGTACGGAATCCGGTTTACGCTTCGGTCTGTACAAGATTCCGTCATGGTTCGGCGTAAACATCTCTTCCAAAAACCTCAAAGGTACGCTGATAGCCGGATTTGACGGCGACAACTGGTCGATAGAAACCGAAGGTGCCGACATCACCGTCAGCCGTTTCCGATTCGATTGGAAACCGTCCGAGCTGATACGCCGCCGCCTGCACATTACCGAAATATCCGCCGGCGACATTTCCATCGTTACCAAACCGACCCCGCCTAAAGAAGAGCGTCCGGCACAAGGGCTGCCGGACAGTATAGACCTGCCTGCCGCCGTATCCGTCGACCGCTTTGAAACAGGTAAAATCAGCGTGGGCAAAGCCTTTGACAAACAAACCGTCTATCTCGAAAGGCTGGATGCTTCATACCGTTATGACATCAAAGGACACCGCCTCGACCTGAAAACCGCCGACACCCCGTGGAGCAAATCGACCGGTGCAGTCGTAATCGGTCTGAAAAAACCTTTTGTCCTCAACACCGCCATCTACACCAAAGGCGAACTGGAAGGCGAAACCATACACGGTACGGCGCGCCTGTGGGGTAGTTTGCAGGATATGCACACCGACCTGATACTGGATGGCGACAATATCCATTTATCGGGGAAATCCATCATCCACCCGTTTGCCGAATCATTGGATAAAACATTGGAAGAAGTGCTGATTAAAGGATTCAACATCAATCCGTCCGCCTTCCTGCCCTCCCTACCCAAAGCAAGGCTTAACTTTGACCTGACCGCCATTCCGTCTTTTTCAGACGGCATCGCACTGGATGGTTCTCTCGACCTGGAAAATACCGAGGCCGGTTTTGCCGACCGCAACAGCATCCCCGTCCGACAGATTTTGGGAGACTTCGTCATCGGTCAGGATGGTGTGGTACATATTGATAATGCGGGCATTGCCCTGCTCGAACGGGGAAATATCAACCTGTCCGGCGATATCGATACCGGAAAAAACATCCTGCAACTGGATATAGGCATAGACTCTGTCGGCTCGGATGATGTGATTCAAACCGCAATCAACGGCAAGTTGAACGGAAATATCGGCATCAAAGGCCCAACCGCCTCACCAGGCATCACTTGGAAACTCAGCAACGGTACGGCACGCACGCACGGCAGTCTGGGTATTGAAAGCGACCCCGCAAACGGACAGCAAAAACTGGTGTTCGACACCGTTGGCATTGAAGCAGAGCAAGGCAGTTTGACCGCGCAAGGCTACCTCGAACTGTTTAAAGACCGCCTGCTCAAACTCGATATCCGCTCCCAAGCATTCAACCCCGCAAATATCGACCCGAAGTTTCCGTCAGGCAATATCAACGGCTCAATAAACCTTGCAGGAGAACTCGCAAAAGAGCAGTTTTCGGGAAAAATGCGGTTTTCCCCCAGCATACTCAACGGCGTACCGCTTAACGGTCATGCCGACATTGTTTACGAATCCCGCCACCTTCCGCGTGCCCTGATTGATTTGCGTCTGGGACAGAACATTATTAAAACAGACGGCAGCTTCGGTAAAAAAGGCGACCGTCTCAACCTCAATATCACCGCCCCCGATTTATCCCGCTTCGGTTTCGGACTGGAAGGCTTGTTAAACATACACGGCCATCTTTCCGGGGACCCATCCGAAGGCATCAAAACATTTGAAACCAACCTTTCCGGTACGGCACGCGGCCTGCATATCGGCAAGGCGGCAAACATTCGTTCCCTCGATTTCACACTCAAAGGTTCGCCCGATATAAACCGTCCGCTCCATGCCGACATAAAAGGCAGCAGCCTCTCCGTATCCGGCGGGGCGGCAGTTATCGACACTGCCGACCTGACACTGGACGGCACGGGCGTGCAACACCGTATCCGTACGCATGCCTCCATGACTCTGGACGGCAAGCCGTTCAAATTCGACTTGGACGCTTCAGGCGGTATCAACAAGGCACTTACCCTATGGAAAGGCAGTATTAGTGTTTTCGACATCGGCGGCGCATTCAACCTCAAGTTGCAAAACCGTATGATGCTTGAAGCCGGTGCGGAACGTGTGGCCATGAGTACGGCAAACTGGCGAGCCATGGGTGGCAGCCTGAATCTGCAACACTTTTCCTGGGATAAAAAAAGCGGCATATCGGCAAAAGGCAACGCACACAGCCTGCACATTGCCGAGCTGCACAATTTCTACAAACCGCCCGTCGAACACAATCTGGTTTTAGACGGAGATTGGGATGTCGCCTACGGGCATAATGCGCACGGCTACCTCAACATCAGCCGCCAAAGCGGGGATGTCGTATTGGACGGGAAACATGCTTTGGGCTTGAATGCGCTTTCCTTGAAAACCCGTTTCCAAAACAACCGCATCGAAACCCTGCTTGACAGCGGCACGCGTTTCGGACGGATTAATGCCGATTTGGATATCGGCAACGCCTTCGGCGGTAATATGGCTGCCGCACCGATTGGCGGGAGGATTACCGTTTCCCTTCCCGATTTCGGTGCATTCAAACCCTTTCTGCCCGCTACCGTACAAAATATCACCGGCAACCTGAACGCCGACGCGCATATCGGCGGACGGGTGGGCTCTCCGTCCGTCAACGCCGCTGTCAACGGTAACAGCAACTACGGGAAAATCAACGGCAACATCACAATCGGGCAAAGTAATTCTTTCAGTACCTCGCCCCTGGGCGGGAAACTCAACCTGACCGTTGCCGATGCTGAAGTATTCCGCAATTTCCTACCGGTCGGACAAACTGTCAAAGGCAGCCTGAATGCCGCCGTAACCCTTGGCGGCAACATTGCCAATCCGCACTTGGGCGGCAGCATCAACGGCGAAAAACTCTACTACCGCAACCAATCCCAAGGCATCATCTTGGATAACGGTTCACTGCGTTCCCATATAGAGGGTAGGAAATGGATAATTGACAGCTTGAAATTCCGTCATGAAGGGACGGCGGAACTCTCCGGCACGGTCAGTATGGAAAACAGCGAACCCGATGTCGATATCAGCGCGGTATTCGACAAATACCGCATCCTGTCCCGCCCTAACCGCCGCCTTCTGGTTTCCGGCAATACGCGCCTGCTCTATTCTCTGCAAAAAGGCATATCCGTTACCGGTATGATTAAAACAGATCAAGGATTGTTCGGCTCGCAAAAATCCTCAATGCCGTCTGTCGGAGATGATGTCGTCGTATTGGGAGAACCCAAAAAAGAAGCCGCCGCAACCCTCCCCGTCAGCATGAACATTACCTTGGATTTAAACGACAATATCCGCTTCGTCGGTTATGGTGCAGACGTTACCGCAGGCGGAAAGCTGACTCTGACCTCGCATCCCGGAGAGAGCGTACAGGGAATAGGTACGGTACACATTGTCAAAGGACGTTATAAAGCATACGGGCAGGATTTGGACATCACCAAAGGCAGGGTTTCCTTTGTCGGACCGCTCAATGCCCCCAACCTCAACATCCGTGCCGAACGCCGCCTTTCCCCCGTGGGGGCGGGTGTAGAAATTTTAGGCAGCCTCAACAGCCCGCGCGTTACCCTGACGGCAAACGAACCGATGAGTGAAAAAGACAAGCTCTCATGGCTCGTCCTCAACCGTGCCAGCAGCGGCAGCAGCAGCGACAACGATACCCTGTCTGCCGCCGCAGGCGCACTACTTGCCGGACAAATCAACGACCGAATCGGACTGGTGGATGATTTGGGATTTACCAGCAAACGCAGCAGAAACGCGCAAACCGGCGAACTCAATCCTGCCGAACAGGTACTGACTATCGGCAAACAACTCACCGGCGACCTCTACATCGGATACGAATACGGCATTTCCAGTGCAGAACAATCCATCAAAATGGTTTACCAGTTGACCCGTGCCATACAGGCGGTTGCCCGCATCGGCAGCCGTTCGTCGGGCGGCGAGCTGAAATACACCATACGTTTCGACCGTTTCTTCGGTTCAGACAAGAAAGACACCACGGAAAACGGCAAAGAAAAATAG